A portion of the Acidobacteriaceae bacterium genome contains these proteins:
- a CDS encoding Ig-like domain repeat protein, which yields MRLRNTLTLLSAVGAFFALQISAQVPAVVMSNHQTLYSALTNGTQRVSANARGDVFFHDSYNHQLLELPAGTTTPVVILKNTNTTTSTSGPSSVDIDKLGNLYFNNTYGGRVIKVPLANGTYATNVDASDATLKANTCIAGATAPCVLPTLGVLVGYYAQTSDTAQDGAQDGTGNFYFVDVNDSVSSGKYNRIVKLTPSGTVSILIDSLTTSSNAQLAADTTGNLWYANGTGLYYAAAGASSFTQLNTSTLSKPTGVTFDNAGNLIVTDTGNNRLVVIPNENGALNYSDQYLLAPYYSANSVGIDASGTIYYTGASGGTSAVSQMHSSTYNAAALNVNATTTSNLVYASFNANVTFASIYQKTVGANMIASVNTCVLGTTYTATKSCALNVQVKPVRVGPVSALVGVTDSNGNIAGQFAFTTTGTGSAVNIDPGTATTISSSFTAPAGVAVDRLGTVYVVDTTSNAVLAYAGGTGTPVSYGSGLSSPTGVAVNANGDLFIADSGNYRVVEIPSLGSVLQASAQVTIASGLALPIAITTGQLDALFIAQAGRLDQYAVRSILPAQRTATISTSYAKPLALTTDPTGNLFLADGTSGVVEFSYPGFTTTTAIASGLTTPSALATDAAGDLFLTDAGTAKAVRIPNTNGTLSYANAVSVTSLTAPYGMAADYSGNLFFTDTSAKSLVKVSRTLGALAFGAVNQGSTSAALSATIASSGNTALTLGTPLYTTSGDTSSFSIQGSSTCAAGASLAAGSGCTLSATYTPVARATNTATYTLSASPTVATSPFTLTLTGTGTYLAPTSLAVTVSPTTLTYSQTATLTATLTPSQFNVAAASGTVTFYINGTAQKPATLTNNVATLQTSALPGGQNTVYAVYSGDINYATSTAPSINATVGTASTTTALTLTTGYSNPTSSSTGGSITFAATVTPSVAGSLAGSSVSFVSGSTTLGTAALTANTDGTYSASLTTSSVAAATYNVVASFAGNSNYSGSQSAAQTLIVSAPGINLTSSASTITSSAGTPGAVTLSVRSVAGLGANGTPATVTFSCSGLPANAYCRFSPAFISLPASPSTTPVPATQVNLAIEVSVNPGTPLQGVSSLRTSSTISLALLLATPLLFLRRRIGSLLAVVLLSVAAMASLSGCSSGSSPTTTPAGTYNVTVTAQSTTATTSLPITLTVR from the coding sequence ATGCGACTCCGTAATACTCTTACGCTTCTTTCCGCTGTCGGTGCGTTCTTCGCGCTGCAGATTTCGGCACAGGTTCCTGCGGTTGTGATGAGCAACCATCAGACGCTCTACTCCGCCCTGACGAACGGCACGCAACGAGTGTCAGCGAACGCGCGCGGCGACGTCTTCTTCCATGACTCCTACAATCACCAGTTGCTGGAGTTGCCCGCGGGAACGACTACGCCGGTTGTGATTCTGAAAAACACGAACACCACGACTTCGACGTCTGGCCCGAGTTCCGTGGATATCGATAAGCTCGGCAATCTCTACTTCAACAACACCTACGGTGGTCGCGTGATCAAGGTTCCGTTGGCGAACGGAACCTATGCCACAAACGTAGACGCAAGCGATGCGACGTTGAAGGCCAACACCTGTATTGCGGGTGCAACGGCACCTTGCGTTCTACCGACACTCGGCGTCCTGGTGGGCTACTACGCGCAGACATCGGATACCGCGCAGGACGGCGCGCAGGATGGGACGGGCAACTTCTACTTCGTCGATGTGAACGACAGTGTTTCGTCAGGCAAGTACAACCGCATCGTCAAGCTGACGCCCTCGGGAACAGTCTCGATTCTGATCGACAGCCTTACAACGTCGTCAAACGCGCAGCTTGCGGCCGACACTACAGGCAATCTCTGGTACGCCAACGGGACAGGCCTTTACTACGCCGCCGCTGGTGCCAGCAGCTTTACGCAACTCAACACGTCGACGCTATCGAAGCCGACAGGTGTGACGTTCGATAACGCCGGCAACCTCATCGTCACCGATACGGGCAACAACCGTCTGGTTGTGATCCCGAATGAAAACGGTGCGTTGAATTACAGCGATCAGTACCTGCTTGCGCCGTACTACTCGGCGAACTCGGTTGGTATCGATGCGAGTGGAACGATTTATTACACGGGTGCGTCCGGTGGCACGTCTGCCGTCTCGCAGATGCATAGCTCCACCTACAACGCTGCCGCGCTGAACGTAAACGCAACGACGACGTCGAACCTGGTCTACGCGTCGTTCAACGCAAACGTTACGTTCGCGTCCATTTACCAGAAGACGGTGGGCGCGAACATGATCGCCTCCGTGAACACATGCGTGCTCGGCACGACGTACACCGCGACCAAGAGCTGCGCGCTGAATGTACAGGTGAAGCCAGTACGCGTTGGCCCTGTCTCAGCACTGGTCGGCGTTACAGATAGCAACGGCAATATCGCCGGACAGTTTGCGTTCACCACCACGGGCACAGGCTCTGCGGTGAACATCGATCCGGGCACGGCGACGACGATCTCCTCGTCGTTCACTGCGCCTGCGGGCGTTGCTGTCGACCGTCTCGGCACGGTGTACGTCGTGGATACCACAAGCAACGCAGTGCTCGCATATGCAGGAGGAACGGGCACGCCGGTGAGCTACGGAAGCGGTCTGAGCAGCCCCACGGGCGTTGCGGTGAATGCGAATGGCGATCTCTTCATCGCCGATAGCGGCAACTACCGCGTCGTGGAGATTCCCTCGCTGGGCTCCGTGCTGCAGGCCAGCGCGCAGGTCACGATCGCAAGCGGACTGGCACTGCCCATTGCGATTACGACCGGTCAGCTCGATGCACTCTTCATCGCGCAAGCAGGCCGTCTCGACCAGTACGCTGTGCGCTCCATTCTGCCAGCACAACGCACGGCAACGATCTCAACCTCCTATGCCAAACCCCTTGCGTTGACGACCGACCCCACCGGGAACCTCTTCCTGGCCGATGGCACGAGCGGCGTAGTGGAGTTTTCGTATCCGGGATTCACGACGACAACAGCTATTGCCTCGGGCCTGACCACGCCATCGGCACTCGCTACCGATGCGGCAGGCGATCTGTTCCTCACCGACGCAGGCACGGCCAAGGCTGTACGCATTCCCAACACAAACGGAACGCTGAGCTATGCCAACGCGGTCAGTGTTACTTCGCTCACAGCCCCTTACGGCATGGCGGCGGATTACAGCGGCAATCTCTTCTTCACCGACACGTCGGCGAAGTCGTTGGTGAAGGTTTCCCGCACGCTTGGAGCGTTGGCCTTCGGCGCGGTCAACCAAGGATCGACGAGTGCGGCACTTAGCGCGACGATTGCATCGTCGGGCAACACGGCACTGACACTGGGGACGCCGCTCTACACCACAAGCGGAGACACAAGTTCTTTCAGCATTCAGGGCTCGAGCACCTGCGCTGCGGGAGCGTCTCTTGCTGCAGGATCAGGCTGCACCTTGAGCGCGACGTACACGCCTGTGGCACGCGCCACAAACACGGCGACCTACACGTTGAGCGCTTCGCCTACCGTGGCAACCTCACCGTTCACCCTCACGCTGACCGGAACGGGGACATACCTCGCGCCGACTTCGCTGGCTGTTACAGTTTCGCCGACAACACTTACCTACTCACAAACAGCGACGCTCACCGCCACGCTCACACCGTCGCAGTTCAACGTGGCAGCAGCCAGCGGCACGGTCACCTTCTACATCAATGGCACGGCGCAGAAGCCAGCAACGCTGACGAACAATGTAGCCACGCTGCAAACGTCCGCGCTGCCCGGCGGACAAAATACGGTGTATGCCGTGTACTCCGGTGACATCAACTATGCGACCAGCACGGCGCCTTCGATCAACGCAACGGTAGGCACCGCGAGCACGACGACGGCGCTAACGTTGACCACCGGATACTCCAACCCGACCAGCTCTTCCACGGGTGGCAGCATTACGTTCGCCGCGACGGTGACACCGAGTGTCGCAGGATCGCTCGCAGGTTCCTCGGTGAGCTTTGTCAGCGGATCCACCACGCTGGGCACCGCAGCCCTGACCGCGAACACCGATGGAACGTACTCCGCATCGCTGACGACTTCGAGCGTTGCAGCAGCCACGTACAACGTGGTGGCTTCGTTCGCAGGCAACTCCAACTACAGCGGCTCACAGTCTGCGGCGCAAACACTGATCGTCTCGGCGCCGGGCATCAACCTCACCTCGAGCGCTAGCACGATTACCTCGTCCGCAGGGACGCCCGGAGCGGTCACGCTCTCGGTGCGGTCCGTGGCAGGACTTGGAGCCAATGGCACGCCAGCGACGGTGACCTTCTCCTGCTCGGGTCTCCCGGCGAATGCATACTGCCGCTTCTCGCCAGCGTTCATCTCGCTGCCAGCCTCGCCGTCGACAACACCAGTGCCCGCCACGCAGGTGAACCTTGCCATCGAGGTTTCCGTGAACCCAGGCACGCCGCTGCAGGGAGTTTCTTCGTTGCGAACGTCCTCGACCATCAGCCTTGCGCTGCTGCTCGCGACACCGCTGCTCTTCCTGCGCCGCCGCATCGGCTCGCTGCTCGCAGTCGTGCTCCTTAGCGTTGCTGCGATGGCTTCCCTCTCGGGATGCTCTTCGGGCAGTTCGCCAACGACGACGCCAGCCGGAACGTACAACGTGACCGTAACCGCCCAGAGCACGACAGCAACCACCAGCCTGCCCATCACCCTGACGGTGCGCTAA
- a CDS encoding TonB-dependent receptor — protein MIQSNFRKLLLTTLVALFGVFATTAWAQTNAASLSGIVTDASGARIPDAQITLTFDKSSDKRTATSNAEGVYNFSALEPGVYSMHTERDGFSISNARNIALHPADSRTMNVVLQIGAVTDTVEVDAADEPPTNGERTALISADDIQHLSVQGRDVSELVKTQPGFAIIPPVGITNGTYDPGQVTTGGGLANFAANGSPSGGVSITSNGADITDPTAGNQTTQNINQEMVQEVQIQTSAFGADQAKGPININVQTKSGTRLFHGSIYTYLRSYHLNTNNWFTKNQGLPDAHDRYLYPGAQLSGPVLIPGTSFNQSKKLTFFVGGEDYVQRNVYAYGNALNSSVLALVPTQNMRNGNFTAAELANYLGTDTGSINTQCTTSGTLANYVHLCGVPTGASNNAGYNVLNGQFDPGAIDHNAQVLLNSMPLPNRPTTGGYNYLTTNFENNDLWQMVSRVDDAISDRFKLYFTYSAERGRHTGIPEAQSYSPANGGPSMGGINTPGKSTARVFTQSASINSTYVFNPHLTNEAYLSAALNRNDFALAHPEMLNAAALGYTNTGIYPNASKQIPGFGDYGFDGLPIALYPDTSNGPYFQHTFTPTFGDNLTTVIKSHTLKIGAYVQRATSNVNTNITSDVLQSTTSGISTLYYLPSGSQFTNPDGSKGNTLSNGNFLADFLIGDVQQFVQTSQQKNLNLYYWNTDFFATDTWKTTRRLTLTLGIRFDHMGAWQDEHGNGIAVFSKKYYDNPVVAAFPGLAWHGVDPSIPNSGTPGRTFFYSPRVGMAYDLYGTGKTILRGGFGFYRSHDPANPYANAAATAAGVYSSTAGGSGIQLSKLSLGTTSLADCTNRAISNANSKCPSLNATVFGLDASDDRQPLTYTYNFTVTQAVAKRTVFQIAYAGSNSQNLLLQGTLQNINANPIGTLFKPNPITGAVIAPSSQSIAQQGDYRPYKPYQAVEVPRHLAYSNYNALQVGFNKTAGLVRWGLNYTWSKSLGIRSIPGQPGDPIYLRNNYGPLNSDRSDIFNATYTIEFGNHHLAGHRLYGLGVNGWEMSGITSYQSGPNLQAIYSLSLKAKGTVTQAIAGSTTATLLNVNNTNYLGTSEVSLQPMLTCDPSTGLKDKQFVRGECFKLPSIGTVNGQFNYPYIHGPAYFDTDLTLVKHFRISNQKEVQIRLAAFNFVNHPVTSFSSRFPSESTLTYSGTYANPTLQSPDNGNCSVTSSSCFGYAGYKQGRRVVEVAAKYSF, from the coding sequence ATGATTCAGAGCAACTTTCGCAAACTTCTCCTCACAACTCTCGTAGCCCTCTTCGGTGTGTTCGCCACGACGGCGTGGGCGCAGACCAATGCAGCCTCGCTCTCGGGTATCGTCACCGACGCCAGCGGCGCACGCATTCCCGATGCGCAGATTACGCTGACCTTCGACAAGAGCAGTGACAAGCGCACGGCCACATCGAACGCGGAGGGCGTGTACAACTTCTCCGCGCTCGAACCCGGTGTGTACTCCATGCATACGGAGCGCGATGGCTTCAGCATAAGCAATGCACGCAACATTGCGCTGCATCCCGCAGACAGCCGCACCATGAATGTAGTGCTTCAGATTGGCGCGGTGACAGACACCGTAGAAGTGGATGCTGCGGATGAGCCTCCGACGAACGGCGAACGCACGGCGCTGATCTCTGCTGATGATATTCAGCACCTCAGCGTGCAGGGCCGCGATGTTTCAGAGCTTGTGAAGACGCAGCCTGGCTTCGCCATCATCCCGCCGGTCGGCATTACGAACGGAACGTATGATCCCGGTCAGGTGACAACAGGTGGCGGTCTGGCAAACTTTGCGGCGAATGGATCGCCGTCGGGCGGCGTGAGCATCACGTCGAACGGCGCGGACATTACCGACCCCACCGCAGGCAACCAGACCACGCAGAACATCAATCAGGAGATGGTGCAGGAGGTTCAGATTCAGACCTCAGCCTTCGGTGCCGATCAGGCGAAGGGTCCGATCAACATCAATGTGCAGACGAAGAGCGGCACACGCCTCTTCCATGGATCGATCTATACCTATCTGCGTTCGTATCACCTGAATACCAACAACTGGTTCACGAAGAACCAGGGGCTGCCCGACGCGCATGACCGCTACCTCTACCCAGGCGCACAACTCTCCGGACCTGTTTTGATTCCCGGCACCAGCTTCAACCAATCGAAGAAGCTGACGTTCTTCGTCGGTGGCGAAGATTATGTGCAGCGCAATGTATACGCCTACGGCAACGCGCTGAACTCTTCCGTGCTGGCGCTAGTGCCCACACAGAACATGCGCAACGGCAACTTTACAGCAGCAGAGTTGGCGAACTACCTGGGCACGGACACGGGCAGCATCAACACGCAGTGCACCACCTCCGGAACGCTCGCGAACTATGTTCATCTCTGCGGCGTGCCAACTGGAGCCTCAAACAACGCTGGTTATAACGTGCTCAATGGCCAGTTCGACCCCGGTGCGATTGACCACAACGCACAGGTTCTTTTGAACAGCATGCCACTGCCGAACCGCCCGACTACCGGTGGCTATAACTACCTGACGACCAACTTCGAAAACAACGATCTGTGGCAGATGGTTTCGCGTGTCGATGATGCGATCTCGGATCGCTTCAAGCTTTACTTCACGTACTCTGCGGAACGCGGACGCCATACAGGGATCCCCGAAGCGCAGTCCTACTCGCCTGCGAACGGCGGCCCCAGCATGGGTGGCATCAACACTCCGGGTAAGTCGACGGCGCGTGTGTTCACGCAGTCGGCCAGCATCAACAGCACGTATGTATTCAATCCTCATCTGACCAACGAGGCGTACCTCTCGGCGGCGTTGAACCGGAACGACTTTGCACTGGCTCACCCGGAGATGTTGAACGCAGCCGCGCTCGGCTATACAAATACGGGTATCTATCCGAATGCCAGCAAACAGATTCCTGGCTTTGGCGATTACGGCTTCGATGGCCTTCCCATCGCGCTTTATCCAGACACCTCCAATGGCCCGTACTTCCAGCACACCTTTACGCCGACGTTTGGCGACAACCTGACCACAGTCATCAAGTCGCACACGTTGAAGATTGGCGCTTATGTACAGCGTGCCACCTCGAACGTGAACACCAACATCACGTCGGACGTTCTGCAATCGACAACCTCGGGCATCAGTACGCTGTACTACCTGCCCTCGGGTTCGCAGTTCACCAATCCTGATGGTTCGAAGGGCAATACCCTCTCCAATGGCAACTTCCTTGCGGACTTCCTGATCGGCGATGTGCAGCAGTTTGTGCAGACCAGCCAGCAGAAGAACCTCAACCTCTACTACTGGAACACCGACTTCTTCGCGACCGATACCTGGAAGACCACGCGTCGCCTTACGCTGACGCTGGGCATCCGTTTCGATCACATGGGTGCATGGCAGGATGAGCACGGCAACGGCATCGCCGTCTTCAGCAAGAAGTATTACGACAACCCTGTCGTAGCCGCCTTCCCCGGCCTTGCCTGGCATGGAGTCGATCCCTCCATCCCGAACTCTGGCACGCCGGGACGCACCTTCTTCTACTCGCCACGTGTGGGCATGGCGTACGACCTCTACGGCACGGGCAAGACAATCCTTCGCGGAGGCTTCGGCTTCTATCGCTCGCATGATCCGGCGAACCCGTATGCCAACGCAGCCGCAACGGCTGCAGGTGTCTATTCGTCGACAGCAGGAGGCTCGGGCATTCAACTGTCCAAGCTTTCGCTCGGCACCACATCGTTAGCGGATTGCACCAATCGCGCGATCTCCAATGCAAACTCGAAGTGCCCGTCGCTGAACGCGACCGTCTTCGGGCTCGACGCCAGTGATGATCGCCAACCGCTAACCTACACCTATAACTTCACCGTGACGCAGGCGGTTGCCAAGCGCACTGTCTTCCAGATTGCTTACGCAGGGTCGAACTCGCAGAACCTGCTGCTGCAAGGCACGCTGCAGAACATCAACGCGAATCCGATTGGCACGCTCTTCAAGCCGAACCCGATCACCGGGGCCGTCATCGCTCCGTCGTCGCAGTCGATCGCGCAGCAGGGCGACTATCGTCCATACAAGCCGTATCAGGCGGTTGAAGTGCCGCGCCATCTTGCGTACTCGAACTACAACGCACTGCAGGTTGGCTTCAACAAGACGGCTGGGCTCGTTCGCTGGGGTCTGAACTACACCTGGTCGAAGTCTCTCGGTATTCGCTCGATCCCCGGGCAGCCTGGCGATCCAATCTACCTGCGCAATAACTACGGCCCGCTGAACAGCGACCGCTCCGACATCTTCAACGCAACGTACACCATCGAGTTTGGCAACCACCATCTCGCAGGGCATCGCCTGTACGGCCTTGGAGTGAATGGGTGGGAGATGTCCGGCATCACCAGTTATCAGTCCGGCCCGAATCTGCAAGCGATCTATAGCCTTAGCCTCAAGGCCAAGGGCACGGTCACGCAGGCCATTGCAGGTTCGACCACGGCGACGCTGCTGAACGTGAACAACACGAATTACCTTGGCACATCCGAGGTAAGCCTGCAGCCCATGCTGACCTGCGACCCGAGCACGGGCCTGAAGGACAAGCAGTTTGTGCGCGGTGAGTGCTTCAAGCTGCCGTCCATCGGCACGGTGAACGGCCAGTTCAACTATCCGTACATTCATGGACCGGCCTACTTCGACACGGACCTTACGCTGGTCAAGCACTTCCGCATCAGCAACCAGAAGGAAGTGCAGATTCGTCTGGCGGCGTTCAACTTTGTGAACCACCCCGTCACGAGCTTCTCGTCGCGCTTCCCCAGCGAGTCGACCCTGACCTACTCCGGCACCTATGCAAACCCGACGCTGCAAAGCCCGGACAACGGAAACTGCTCAGTAACAAGCTCGAGCTGCTTCGGTTACGCAGGCTATAAGCAGGGTCGTCGCGTGGTCGAAGTCGCCGCCAAGTACTCCTTCTAA